One segment of Clarias gariepinus isolate MV-2021 ecotype Netherlands chromosome 6, CGAR_prim_01v2, whole genome shotgun sequence DNA contains the following:
- the LOC128527015 gene encoding uncharacterized protein LOC128527015 has product MASGTLLICVLMLSSVRVIKSAEPLFNLKCQPAVGVIGQITHISCSIESQTGPVIINTVVLTRFRENKSCFTFQPYENRVTGDSRFKVESLPSLQLHNTAISDEGGYKYYIRTNLGNVNVQFTINVTAKYSTSITTSEPTEIESGGAVDLYCNASGGYPAGTIHWFDQSNTNWTQNSGLQITQGHDGLFTLSSKLSFKSIDSTWTPFRCVVLNNRYKGEGESTSALKIKDELMITPHSNSTMKNGIAGVIVIGSLIAGLLFVLLFRRRSDRRPRSFQIPAQNEDDYEKAADAEETQCNA; this is encoded by the exons ATGGCTTCAGGGACTCTCCTGATCTGTGTGTTGATGTTGTCGTCTGTACGTGTGATAAAGTCTGCTGAGC ctcTGTTTAATCTGAAGTGCCAGCCTGCAGTAGGAGTCATCGGTCAGATCACTCACATCTCCTGCAGCATTGAGTCACAAACTGGGCCTGTTATTATTAACACAGTGGTTTTAACCAGGTTTAGAGAGAATAAATCCTGTTTCACATTTCAACCGTATGAGAACAGAGTGACAGGAGACTCTCGATTTAAAGTTGAAAGCTTGCCATCGTTACAGCTTCATAACACAGCGATCTCAGATGAAGGTGGATATAAATATTACATCAGGACCAACCTGGGGAATGTTAATGTACAATTCACAATTAATGTCACAG ccaAGTACAGCACCTCGATCACAACCTCAGAGCCGACAGAGATAGAGAGCGGTGGAGCTGTTGATCTGTACTGTAATGCTAGCGGTGGATACCCAGCAGGAACCATCCACTGGTTTGATCAGAGCAACACAAACTGgacacaaaactctggactgcAGATCACACAGGGACACGACGGTCTCTTCACTCTGTCCAGTAAACTGAGCTTCAAGAGCATTGACTCGACCTGGACACCTTTCAGGTGCGTCGTCCTCAACAATAGATAcaaaggagaaggagagagcACGTCAGCTCTGAAGATAAAGG aTGAGCTGATGATTACCCCACATTCCAACAGTACAATGAAGAACGGCATTGCTGGTGTGATCGTTATCGGGTCTCTCATCGCCGGCCTCCTGTTTGTTCTGTTATTCAGGAGAAGAAGCGACCGAC gtCCAAGATCTTTCCAAATTCCAG